In bacterium, the genomic stretch CACAATGGAACAATATTCAGATTGGCAAAATATGTTCCCGCAGGAAGTCTTATATCCTCTATATATAATACAGGAGAAAGCAATAGAAATGCTACAAGGTATTACACTAAAATAGAATGGGACGGGGATTACAACGGGCAGGATATTATCGTAAAAATTAGAAGTTTTCAGGATACTATTACTTTTAGCGATACTCTTTCCTGGACAAGTTGTCCTCCTTGCACAAGCGGACAACTGTTGTCTACAGTATCATCCATAAATAATAACGACCAATTCATTCAATACAAAATAGATTTCCTCGCTTCTCCCGCATTCGCCACTCCTGTGCTTCATAATATCACTACGACATACTCTTTCGTTGATACCGCAGGACCTCTACTTACCAGCGCAACCGCTACCGGAGATGAAATTTACAATCCTCCGAATTCTTTTACACCGAATGATAAAGTTACTCTTTCCTTTGACGAGAGAATAGATACCCTTATCGTAAATAACTCAAATATTGATTCCATACTTAAATTAAGCGGCGGACATAAATGGAGAAGTTTTTCCGCAGTCTGGGATACTGCTTATAAAAACCTTACCGTCACTTTAACCGACACCTCACAGCTTATGATAGGAGATACGGTTCGTCCTCGTAAATCTCAAACCGACAGTTTAACGGATAAATGGGGAAACCAGTGCGTCTCCCCTTGCATTATTGCGGGAACTTTTGCTCCCTATATTGATTCTATCGTTGCATCCGACGGGCAGGATTCCATTGAATACATTGATGCCGACGATTACATAACTCTTTACTTTTCCAAACGCACAAACAAACCGCCTATTAATTCAACCAATATAAATAACATACTCCGCCTTCGTAATCATTCATGGCTGGATGCCAAAGCGCATATAGATTCCTGCGTATGGGATTCTCTTGGGTTTGCTCTGGTTTGCAGTTTAAAAACAGACAGCCTCAGACCAACGATTGCAGTCGGCGATACGGTATTCCCGGATTCCGTTAACATAAAAGATAAATTTCTTAAGGGCGCAGTAATTTTTCCCTGCGTAATCAAAGGAACATTCGGGCAATACGGACCTGTTCCCGACAGCGCAATAGCTTATGAAGGACTTCCGCAGGAAAACGGAATAGGCAACGGAGATTATATTCTCGTTTACTTTAACAAGCTTATACAAGATATTCAATGGGGAAACTTAGATCTGGATACCGTTTTGACTCTCAAAAGAGCAGGCGTCCAACACACATGGTACTCTCCTCCCGAAAGCCTTATTTGCACCGCTCAAGCTATTGAACAACAGGACTCGATGGGAGTTAAATACACGCTGCTTTTCATATCTTTTGTAGACACTACTACGGGAACAGAAGAAACAATCATCCAATATAATGCCGGTTTATCCATATTCCCAAATCCTTCCACTTCTCAAACATCCATATCTTTTACCGTACCGGGACTCGCAATAGGCAGTAATCCTGTATCCGTAATCCAAAATCTAAAGTCCAAAATCCAAAATCCTTTAATATCCTTAGGGGATACAATTTTCCCGGACTCCAACCTTGTCAAGGATTCCAGCAACAGGAAATGCAAAAAAGCAGTACGCATTACCGGGGGATTTTCTAAATCCGACATTAAATCTTTCATCCTGAAATCTTCCGTTAAAAAGTCTCAACCATCATTATCTGGTTCTTCGGTATCCATAAAAATATACAATGTAAGCGGGCAGCTTGTAAGGACGCTTATGAACACTACCCAAAAACCGGGCGCACATAACGCATTATGGGACGGCAGGGATAACCTTTCGCATAAAGTAAACGCAGGTATGTATATCTGCAAATTGACCATTAACAATCAAACGCTTACACAAAAAATAGTTCTCTTGAAATAATTTCTCTCCCCCACTAATATGCAACTTTTCGATAATCTTTCTCAGCAGGACTGCAATAAATCCATTAACAAACCTCTCGCAGAAAGGATTCGCCCGCAAAATCTCGAAGAGTTTATAGGACAGTCCGGGCTTGTCGGAGAAAACGGACACATACGAAAAGTCATAGAAACAGGCGAAGTCCAGAGTATGATATTCTGGGGCCCCCCCGGGACAGGAAAGACTACCCTCGCAAGACTCATCGCAGGAATAAAAAACTACGAATTCAAAGAGTTCAGCGCAGTCCTTTCAGGAGTAAACGATGTCCGCAGGATAGCCGAAGAAACGAAAATCTCAAGGGCAAGAGGCAAAAGGACGATATTGTTCGTTGACGAAATTCACAGGTTTAACAAGGCGCAACAGGACGCATTCCTCCCTCACGTGGAAGACGGCACGATTATTTTGATTGGAAGCACGACCGAAAACCCTTCTTTTTCGATAATCGCCCCTTTGCTTTCGCGAGCTACGGTATACGTATTCAAGTCGCTTGACGAAAAAGATATAATGAAAATAATTGATCGCGCAATAAGCTTGGAAAGCGGTCTCAAAAAATTCAACGTTAAAATATCCGAAGAAGTCAAAGAATATCTTGCCGGGATGAGTGACGGCGATGCAAGAACGGCTTTGAACATTCTCGAGTCATCCGTTTTTACGACTAAACCCAGAGATAATGTCCGTGAACTAACTCTAGAAACCATTAAATCCGCAACCGAACATTGTCCCCTTTTGTATGATAAAAAAGGCGAAGAGCATTACAACATAATTTCGGCTTTTATAAAAAGTATGCGCGGAAGCGACCCGGATGCTTCACTCTATTGGCTTGCACGAATGATAGAAAGCGGAGAAGACCCCTTGTTTATCGTAAGAAGGATGGTAATTTTTGCCGCCGAAGACATAGGAAACGCCGACCCTCAAGCTCTCATATTAGCATCCGCTTGTAAATCCGCGATTGAGTTTGTCGGATTGCCGGAAGGATATCTGCCTCTTTCCCAGACTGTAATTTATCTTGCAACCGCGCCCAAGAGCAATTCTGCGCTGGTGTCTTATGGGAATGCGATGAGCGACGTAAAGAAATACGGTTCGCTTCCCGTGCCATTACATTTAAGGAATGCTGTAACTTCACTTATGGAAGGATTAGGGTATGGAAAAGATTATAAGTATCCGCACAGCCATAAAGAAGGGGAGTTAAAAGACGAAACCTATTTACCGGACAAGCTGAAAAATAGTCATTATTTTATTCCCTCCGATATTGCTTTTGAGCAAGAGATAAAACAGAGAATGGAAAAAAGAAAAAAGGGATAAATAAAACTTTCAATAATATAAATTATATTCTTTCTATTTCTACAAATTTTTAAACTACAATTACCTTGACATAATTAAACAATATGATATAAAACAGGATATTAATACCTTAATTTAACAATTAAGGGGCAGATGGCGGAATTTGGCATACGCGCCAGGCTTAGGACCTGGTTCCTATAAAATGGAGTGTGGGTTCAAATCCCACTCTGCCCAAAAAAAGAAAATTTGTTCCGCTAAAACGGAAAAAGGATATTATGGAATTTGAAATAAAAAAACTAAATGAATGTGAGAGATCGCTGGAATTTAGCATTCCTGCCACAGAAGTAAATAAGAAAATAGAGTCTCTTTATTCCGAATACCAGGCGTCGGCAAAATTAGACGGCTTCAGGAAAGGGAAAGTCCCTATGAATATCATAAAGTCAAAGTACAGTGCCACCATACAAGAAGAAGCAATAAATGAATGCATCAGGGAAACATACAGAGGGATAGCAGAAAAAGAAAAAATCTCTCCGGTGTCGGACATCAGACTGGAAGAGAAAAATTTCGACCCCGCAAAGGAACTTAAAGTTAAATTATCTTATGAAATTATGCCTGATTTGAAACTCCAAAATTATAAAGGAATAAAAATAAAAAAACTATCTACTGAAGTCACGGAAAAAGAAATAGAAATGGTAATGTCCAAATTAACAGACTCAAAAGCTACTTATGTGCCTACAGCTATGAGAGCTGCCTCCGACGAAGATATGCTTATCGTTAGTTATGACATATTATGGGAAGAAAAAGGCGTTTATCGCAAAAATCATGTTTCAAATTATACCGTTTTGATGGATGCTCCCGAAACACCCGAAGAAATAAGAAACGCCCTGAAAAATACCGTTCCGGGGGATAAGAAAACGGTGAAAATTAAAT encodes the following:
- a CDS encoding replication-associated recombination protein A, whose protein sequence is MQLFDNLSQQDCNKSINKPLAERIRPQNLEEFIGQSGLVGENGHIRKVIETGEVQSMIFWGPPGTGKTTLARLIAGIKNYEFKEFSAVLSGVNDVRRIAEETKISRARGKRTILFVDEIHRFNKAQQDAFLPHVEDGTIILIGSTTENPSFSIIAPLLSRATVYVFKSLDEKDIMKIIDRAISLESGLKKFNVKISEEVKEYLAGMSDGDARTALNILESSVFTTKPRDNVRELTLETIKSATEHCPLLYDKKGEEHYNIISAFIKSMRGSDPDASLYWLARMIESGEDPLFIVRRMVIFAAEDIGNADPQALILASACKSAIEFVGLPEGYLPLSQTVIYLATAPKSNSALVSYGNAMSDVKKYGSLPVPLHLRNAVTSLMEGLGYGKDYKYPHSHKEGELKDETYLPDKLKNSHYFIPSDIAFEQEIKQRMEKRKKG
- a CDS encoding T9SS type A sorting domain-containing protein — protein: MGNKLFAGGILFFFCLNANANSWVQSDWNNGDSQLIWTDSTKYLSANNIETSTGISLSIGTSSKTTPLSNTSKVWSMTKGVRGDTNLIFAGGENTGIDIWMSSDNGETYQLGWYSLYGGEDIVLKINPLCWNNSTSSLLSGCYVNKWGDEYYIENITEFGKTNWPACFKSGNSPKYTYSMITFSDTIIVGCGENSYVLRSVDNGTNWSNISMADTRIISLLKSLDGNVYAGSGTNLGLVLKSVDNGANWTAVFATTQKSVFSLIEGPDSTIYASTGDSGKIFKTKNGWGTHDATAPIPNAREVRLICDSLGILYAGVSCVDDSARIFYSSDKGSSWVQIGKTLCQGKILSMIFTSNQCLLVGTDHNGTIFRLAKYVPAGSLISSIYNTGESNRNATRYYTKIEWDGDYNGQDIIVKIRSFQDTITFSDTLSWTSCPPCTSGQLLSTVSSINNNDQFIQYKIDFLASPAFATPVLHNITTTYSFVDTAGPLLTSATATGDEIYNPPNSFTPNDKVTLSFDERIDTLIVNNSNIDSILKLSGGHKWRSFSAVWDTAYKNLTVTLTDTSQLMIGDTVRPRKSQTDSLTDKWGNQCVSPCIIAGTFAPYIDSIVASDGQDSIEYIDADDYITLYFSKRTNKPPINSTNINNILRLRNHSWLDAKAHIDSCVWDSLGFALVCSLKTDSLRPTIAVGDTVFPDSVNIKDKFLKGAVIFPCVIKGTFGQYGPVPDSAIAYEGLPQENGIGNGDYILVYFNKLIQDIQWGNLDLDTVLTLKRAGVQHTWYSPPESLICTAQAIEQQDSMGVKYTLLFISFVDTTTGTEETIIQYNAGLSIFPNPSTSQTSISFTVPGLAIGSNPVSVIQNLKSKIQNPLISLGDTIFPDSNLVKDSSNRKCKKAVRITGGFSKSDIKSFILKSSVKKSQPSLSGSSVSIKIYNVSGQLVRTLMNTTQKPGAHNALWDGRDNLSHKVNAGMYICKLTINNQTLTQKIVLLK
- the tig gene encoding trigger factor encodes the protein MEFEIKKLNECERSLEFSIPATEVNKKIESLYSEYQASAKLDGFRKGKVPMNIIKSKYSATIQEEAINECIRETYRGIAEKEKISPVSDIRLEEKNFDPAKELKVKLSYEIMPDLKLQNYKGIKIKKLSTEVTEKEIEMVMSKLTDSKATYVPTAMRAASDEDMLIVSYDILWEEKGVYRKNHVSNYTVLMDAPETPEEIRNALKNTVPGDKKTVKIKYPPDHKDENLRDKSVEYAFVVHEIKEKRLPPIDDEFAKNIGFKSMEELKTNITTSIARDKETEARSRMRTQIINSLIESNPFKPLNSLVADYMESMLKQAGKNIDEKTKSQLEEIAIWRAKRDMILQQLSEVEHVEITAEELKAKLLDTEEGRKLGYEKLVKDLQKKGIFSSIVWEFTVDKTMNFLIENAEISPE